From the Halorhabdus utahensis DSM 12940 genome, one window contains:
- a CDS encoding ATP-binding cassette domain-containing protein, protein MNHHTIELDDVSVSLGEVDALRDVSLSVDAGEFLGLVGPNGAGKTTLLRTVNGVITPDSGAVRLDGTAVTELGPRGVSRHVATVPQDTSVSFAFSVEDVVRMGRTPYRARTDLTGDEADREAIERALERTEMADLRDRPITAVSGGERQRAFVARALAQDTPALVLDEPTASLDINHQVGVLELVGELIADGRGAVAAIHDLDLAARYCDRLALLADGELQAVGDPETVLSDEHLRPAFDTRTAVTPDAVTGTPSVTAIAEPRRDRNAHVHVLGSGATAARALTKLWQAGFEVTAGPMPSGDTALSVAAELDIEAITAPPLSGPSESALREAQEHCRTAVATVLADPEVGPDGTVLELAESSGRPILVETRPLGERNHGGQDARDRYRDLESRALTASIHGLVPAIAETIRPQAVPADD, encoded by the coding sequence ATGAACCACCACACGATCGAACTGGACGACGTCTCGGTCTCGCTCGGCGAGGTCGACGCACTACGTGACGTCTCACTGTCGGTCGATGCCGGGGAGTTCCTGGGACTCGTCGGCCCGAACGGGGCCGGAAAGACGACGCTCCTGCGGACGGTAAACGGCGTCATCACACCGGACAGCGGAGCCGTCCGTCTCGACGGCACGGCGGTAACTGAACTCGGACCGCGGGGCGTGAGTCGACACGTCGCCACGGTGCCCCAGGATACGTCCGTCTCGTTCGCGTTCAGCGTCGAGGACGTCGTCCGGATGGGTCGGACGCCCTATCGGGCACGGACCGACCTGACCGGCGACGAGGCCGACCGAGAAGCCATCGAGCGAGCGCTCGAACGAACTGAAATGGCCGATCTCCGTGACCGACCGATCACGGCCGTCAGCGGCGGCGAGCGCCAGCGGGCCTTTGTCGCGCGAGCCCTGGCCCAGGACACACCGGCGCTCGTATTGGACGAACCGACCGCCAGCCTCGACATCAACCACCAGGTCGGCGTCCTGGAGCTGGTGGGAGAGTTGATCGCTGACGGGAGAGGGGCAGTCGCGGCGATCCACGACCTGGATCTGGCGGCCCGCTACTGCGATCGACTCGCGTTGCTCGCCGACGGGGAGCTCCAGGCCGTCGGCGACCCGGAGACAGTCCTGTCGGACGAACACCTCCGGCCGGCCTTCGACACCCGGACGGCCGTCACGCCCGATGCCGTCACCGGGACGCCGAGTGTGACGGCCATCGCCGAACCGCGGCGGGATCGAAACGCGCACGTCCACGTCCTTGGCAGCGGCGCGACCGCCGCCCGCGCCCTGACGAAGCTCTGGCAGGCCGGCTTCGAGGTGACTGCCGGCCCGATGCCGAGCGGGGACACCGCGCTGTCGGTCGCCGCGGAACTCGACATCGAGGCGATCACCGCTCCACCACTTTCCGGCCCAAGCGAGTCGGCGCTCCGGGAAGCCCAGGAACACTGCCGGACGGCCGTAGCGACAGTCCTGGCCGATCCGGAGGTTGGGCCGGACGGGACCGTCCTCGAACTGGCCGAGTCGAGCGGGCGGCCGATCCTGGTGGAAACGCGTCCGCTCGGAGAGCGCAATCACGGCGGCCAGGACGCACGAGATCG